In Brienomyrus brachyistius isolate T26 chromosome 14, BBRACH_0.4, whole genome shotgun sequence, the following proteins share a genomic window:
- the myt1lb gene encoding myelin transcription factor 1-like protein isoform X7, with product MDECYESDGTEEMDEKEEEEEDEDDEEEEEEEEEYSEDNEEHGEPEEEDAQASCIYSKTGNTMEKDDNNNEEYENYDELVAKSLLNLGKIAEDAAYRAMTESEMNSSSSNSAEEEDDDEAERGTRKGELSLDVDSDVVRETVDSLKLLAQGHGAMLSENLNGRGYADSTLDGVDGGGALHGKPTSNGQAEESEEEVCLSSLECLRNQCFDLARKLSETQPAEHPGHTSNPQPAPHQQSGYVDCHQGQEDRRAAERSYSDMVNLMKLEEQLSPGSKTFSSCAREDGYHDEDATSVASDRSEEVFDMTKGNLSLLEKAIALESERAKAMRDRMATEASRHERDVLRMQEDSGSRPSCAEERKARLHDGMKKPYYPKDSLRAEKKESRCPTPGCDGTGHVTGLYPHHRSLSGCPHKDRVPPEILAMYENVLKCPTPGCTGRGHVNSNRNSHRSLSGCPIAAAEKLAKAQEKHQTCDGSKSNQASDRVLSPSHRSTPPRPMCFVKQLEIPQYGYKNNVSTTTPRSNLAKELEKYSKTSFDYSSGYDSNHIYGKRAIAPKVQGRDSSPKGYDAKRYCKNLSPASSTTSSYAPSSSSSSISCGGGGGGSSASSTCSKSSFDYTHDMEAAHMAATAILNLSTRCRELPQGLANKPQDLCSRNPDIEVDENGTLDLSMNKQRGGERDGCAVLTPLEPMSPQRQALLSSRCYQMGEADCWDLPVDYTKIKRIDEDDPKEADDLDPFHDILEDRQYPGDVQVPSPKSKYAPCKESKKDLITLSGCPLADKSIRSMMATNSQELKCPTPGCDGSGHITGNYASHRSLSGCPRARKSGIKITHSKEDKEDQEPIRCPVPGCDGQGHVTGKYASHRSASGCPLAAKRQKDGYMNGSQFTWKSGKTDGMSCPTPGCDGSGHVSGSFLTHRSLSGCPRATSAMKKARMSGVEMLTVKQRASNGIENDEEIKQLDEEIKDLNESNSQVEADMIKLRTQITTMESNLKSIEEENKVIEQQNESLLHELATLSQSLINSLANIQLPHMEPINEQNFDAYVTTLTDMYTNQDQYQSPENKALLENIKQAVQGIQV from the exons ATGGACGAGTGCTACGAGAGTGACGGTACAGAGGAGATGGACGAaaaggaagaagaggaggaggatgaggacgatgaagaagaggaggaggaggaggaggagtactcGGAGGACAATGAGGAGCACGGCGAGCCAGAGGAGG AGGATGCCCAGGCAAGTTGCATCTACTCAAAGACTGGGAATACCATGGAGAAGGACGACAACAACAACGAAGAGTATGAGAACTACGACGAGCTGGTGGCCAAGTCCCTGCTGAACCTGGGCAAGATTGCAGAGGACGCAGCCTACCGCGCCATGACCGAGTCGGAGATGAACAGCAGCTCCTCCAACAGCGCCGAGGAGGAGGATGACGACGAGGCGGAGAGGGGCACGAGAAAGGGCGAGTTGAGCCTGGACGTGGACAGTGATGTCGTTCGGGAAACGGTAGACTCCCTTAAGCTGTTGGCGCAGGGGCATGGCGCCATGCTATCTGAGAACCTCAATGGGAGAGGCTATGCAGACAGCACACTGGATGGTGTGGATGGGGGAGGAGCCTTGCACGGCAAGCCTACCAGCAATGGACAGGCGGAGGAGAGCGAGGAGGAGGTGTGTCTTAGCAGTCTGGAGTGCCTCCGGAACCAGTGCTTTGACCTGGCGCGCAAACTGAGCGAGACACAGCCTGCCGAGCACCCCGGGCACACATCGAACCCGCAGCCAGCCCCACATCAACAGTCTGGCTATGTCGACTGCCATCAGGGGCAAGAGGATCGCCGTGCTGCGGAGCGCAGCTACTCAGACATGGTCAACCTGATGAAGCTGGAAGAGCAGCTGAGCCCTGGGTCCAAAACTTTCTCCAGCTGCGCCAGGGAGGATGGTTACCATGACGAGGACGCCACTTCGGTGGCCTCGGACCGCTCCGAGGAGGTCTTCGACATGACTAAGGGCAACCTGTCCCTGCTGGAGAAAGCCATTGCCCTTGAGTCAGAGCGGGCCAAGGCCATGCGGGACCGGATGGCCACAGAGGCGTCCCGGCATGAGCGGGACGTTCTAAGGATGCAGGAGGACAGCGGCTCCAGACCCAGCTGTGCCGAGGAGCGCAAGGCACGGTTGCACGATGGCATGAAGAAGCCGTACTACCCTAAAG attctttgcggGCGGAAAAGAAGGAGAGCCGGTGCCCCACACCTGGGTGCGACGGGACGGGTCATGTGACTGGGCTATACCCCCACCACCGGAGCTTGTCGGggtgtccccacaaagacagggTACCGCCAGAAA TTCTTGCAATGTATGAGAATGTTCTTAAGTGTCCCACACCCGGCTGCACGGGACGCGGTCATGTCAATAGCAACAGGAACTCCCATCGCAG CCTCTCCGGGTGTCCCATCGCTGCTGCTGAAAAGCTGGCCAAGGCTCAGGAGAAGCACCAAACCTGTGATGGCAGCAAGTCCAACCAGGCGTCCGATCGCGTGCTGAG CCCATCCCACCGCTCTACTCCCCCTAGGCCGATGTGCTTCGTGAAACAGCTGGAGATCCCACAGTACGGCTACAAGAACAACGTGTCTACCACCACCCCTCGCTCAAACCTGGCCAAGGAGCTGGAGAAGTACTCCAAGACCAGCTTCGACTACAGCTCGGGCTACGACAGCAACCACATCTACGGCAAGCGAGCCATCGCGCCCAAAGTCCAGGGCCGGGACTCGTCCCCCAAGGGATACGATG CCAAGCGTTACTGTAAGAACTTGAGCCCGGCCAGCAGCACCACCAGCAGCTACgcccccagcagcagcagcagcagcatcagcTGCGGGGGAGGTGGAGGCGGCAGCAGCGCCAGCAGCACCTGCAGCAAGAGCAGCTTCGACTACACGCACGACATGGAGGCCGCGCACATGGCCGCCACCGCCATCCTCAACCTGTCCACGCGCTGCCGCGAGTTGCCCCAGGGCCTGGCCAATAAGCCACAGGACCTCTGCTCACGG AACCCCGACATCGAGGTGGATGAGAATGGCACGCTAGACCTTAGCATGAACAAGCAGCGCGGGGGCGAGCGTGACGGCTGTGCGGTGCTGACGCCGCTGGAGCCCATGTCCCCGCAGAGGCAGGCCCTGCTCAGCAGCCGCTGCTACCAGATGGGCGAGGCCGACTGCTGGGACCTGCCTGTTGACTACACCAAAATCAAGCGCATCGATGAGGACGACCCCAAGGAG gcagACGATCTGGATCCCTTCCACGACATCCTGGAGGACCGGCAGTACCCGGGAGACGTCCAAGTGCCCAGCCCCAAGTCCAAATACGCCCCTTGCAAGGAAAGCAAAAAGGACCTGATAAC TCTTTCTGGCTGTCCTTTAGCTGACAAAAGCATTCGAAGTATGATGGCCACCAACTCGCAAGAGCTCAA GTGCCCAACGCCAGGGTGCGATGGTTCGGGACACATCACCGGGAATTACGCCTCGCACAGAAG TCTATCAGGGTGCCCGAGAGCGAGAAAGAGTGGGATAAAAATAACGCACAGTAAAGAGGATAAAGAGGACCAAGAGCCCATCAG GTGTCCTGTCCCTGGCTGCGATGGGCAGGGTCACGTGACGGGGAAGTATGCATCTCACCGAAGTGCATCAGGCTGCCCCCTGGCGGCCAAACGACAGAAGGACGGTTACATGAATGGCTCCCAGTTCACGTGGAAGTCCGGGAAGACGGACGGCATGTCCTGCCCGACCCCGGGTTGTGACGGGTCGGGACACGTTAGTGGGAGCTTCCTAACACACAGGAG TCTGTCAGGCTGCCCCCGTGCGACTTCGGCCATGAAGAAGGCCAGGATGTCGGGCGTGGAGATGCTAACAGTAAAGCAGCGGGCCAGCAACG gtaTAGAAAATGATGAAGAAATTAAACAGTTGGACGAAGAAATCAAAGATTTAAATGAATCTAATTCACAAGTGGAAGCAGATATGATTAAACTTAGAACACAG ATTACCACAATGGAGTCTAATCTGAAGTCAATAGAGGAAGAAAACAAGGTGATTGAACAGCAAAATGAGTCTCTCCTGCATGAGCTGGCAACCCTCAGCCAGTCACTGATAAACAGTTTAGCTAATATCCAGCTGCCACATATG
- the myt1lb gene encoding myelin transcription factor 1-like protein isoform X8, whose translation MDECYESDGTEEMDEKEEEEEDEDDEEEEEEEEEYSEDNEEHGEPEEEDAQASCIYSKTGNTMEKDDNNNEEYENYDELVAKSLLNLGKIAEDAAYRAMTESEMNSSSSNSAEEEDDDEAERGTRKGELSLDVDSDVVRETVDSLKLLAQGHGAMLSENLNGRGYADSTLDGVDGGGALHGKPTSNGQAEESEEEVCLSSLECLRNQCFDLARKLSETQPAEHPGHTSNPQPAPHQQSGYVDCHQGQEDRRAAERSYSDMVNLMKLEEQLSPGSKTFSSCAREDGYHDEDATSVASDRSEEVFDMTKGNLSLLEKAIALESERAKAMRDRMATEASRHERDVLRMQEDSGSRPSCAEERKARLHDGMKKPYYPKDSLRAEKKESRCPTPGCDGTGHVTGLYPHHRSLSGCPHKDRVPPEILAMYENVLKCPTPGCTGRGHVNSNRNSHRSLSGCPIAAAEKLAKAQEKHQTCDGSKSNQASDRVLSPSHRSTPPRPMCFVKQLEIPQYGYKNNVSTTTPRSNLAKELEKYSKTSFDYSSGYDSNHIYGKRAIAPKVQGRDSSPKGYDAKRYCKNLSPASSTTSSYAPSSSSSSISCGGGGGGSSASSTCSKSSFDYTHDMEAAHMAATAILNLSTRCRELPQGLANKPQDLCSRNPDIEVDENGTLDLSMNKQRGGERDGCAVLTPLEPMSPQRQALLSSRCYQMGEADCWDLPVDYTKIKRIDEDDPKEADDLDPFHDILEDRQYPGDVQVPSPKSKYAPCKESKKDLITCPTPGCDGSGHVTGNYASHRSLSGCPLADKSIRSMMATNSQELKCPTPGCDGSGHITGNYASHRSLSGCPRARKSGIKITHSKEDKEDQEPIRCPVPGCDGQGHVTGKYASHRSASGCPLAAKRQKDGYMNGSQFTWKSGKTDGMSCPTPGCDGSGHVSGSFLTHRSLSGCPRATSAMKKARMSGVEMLTVKQRASNGIENDEEIKQLDEEIKDLNESNSQVEADMIKLRTQITTMESNLKSIEEENKEPINEQNFDAYVTTLTDMYTNQDQYQSPENKALLENIKQAVQGIQV comes from the exons ATGGACGAGTGCTACGAGAGTGACGGTACAGAGGAGATGGACGAaaaggaagaagaggaggaggatgaggacgatgaagaagaggaggaggaggaggaggagtactcGGAGGACAATGAGGAGCACGGCGAGCCAGAGGAGG AGGATGCCCAGGCAAGTTGCATCTACTCAAAGACTGGGAATACCATGGAGAAGGACGACAACAACAACGAAGAGTATGAGAACTACGACGAGCTGGTGGCCAAGTCCCTGCTGAACCTGGGCAAGATTGCAGAGGACGCAGCCTACCGCGCCATGACCGAGTCGGAGATGAACAGCAGCTCCTCCAACAGCGCCGAGGAGGAGGATGACGACGAGGCGGAGAGGGGCACGAGAAAGGGCGAGTTGAGCCTGGACGTGGACAGTGATGTCGTTCGGGAAACGGTAGACTCCCTTAAGCTGTTGGCGCAGGGGCATGGCGCCATGCTATCTGAGAACCTCAATGGGAGAGGCTATGCAGACAGCACACTGGATGGTGTGGATGGGGGAGGAGCCTTGCACGGCAAGCCTACCAGCAATGGACAGGCGGAGGAGAGCGAGGAGGAGGTGTGTCTTAGCAGTCTGGAGTGCCTCCGGAACCAGTGCTTTGACCTGGCGCGCAAACTGAGCGAGACACAGCCTGCCGAGCACCCCGGGCACACATCGAACCCGCAGCCAGCCCCACATCAACAGTCTGGCTATGTCGACTGCCATCAGGGGCAAGAGGATCGCCGTGCTGCGGAGCGCAGCTACTCAGACATGGTCAACCTGATGAAGCTGGAAGAGCAGCTGAGCCCTGGGTCCAAAACTTTCTCCAGCTGCGCCAGGGAGGATGGTTACCATGACGAGGACGCCACTTCGGTGGCCTCGGACCGCTCCGAGGAGGTCTTCGACATGACTAAGGGCAACCTGTCCCTGCTGGAGAAAGCCATTGCCCTTGAGTCAGAGCGGGCCAAGGCCATGCGGGACCGGATGGCCACAGAGGCGTCCCGGCATGAGCGGGACGTTCTAAGGATGCAGGAGGACAGCGGCTCCAGACCCAGCTGTGCCGAGGAGCGCAAGGCACGGTTGCACGATGGCATGAAGAAGCCGTACTACCCTAAAG attctttgcggGCGGAAAAGAAGGAGAGCCGGTGCCCCACACCTGGGTGCGACGGGACGGGTCATGTGACTGGGCTATACCCCCACCACCGGAGCTTGTCGGggtgtccccacaaagacagggTACCGCCAGAAA TTCTTGCAATGTATGAGAATGTTCTTAAGTGTCCCACACCCGGCTGCACGGGACGCGGTCATGTCAATAGCAACAGGAACTCCCATCGCAG CCTCTCCGGGTGTCCCATCGCTGCTGCTGAAAAGCTGGCCAAGGCTCAGGAGAAGCACCAAACCTGTGATGGCAGCAAGTCCAACCAGGCGTCCGATCGCGTGCTGAG CCCATCCCACCGCTCTACTCCCCCTAGGCCGATGTGCTTCGTGAAACAGCTGGAGATCCCACAGTACGGCTACAAGAACAACGTGTCTACCACCACCCCTCGCTCAAACCTGGCCAAGGAGCTGGAGAAGTACTCCAAGACCAGCTTCGACTACAGCTCGGGCTACGACAGCAACCACATCTACGGCAAGCGAGCCATCGCGCCCAAAGTCCAGGGCCGGGACTCGTCCCCCAAGGGATACGATG CCAAGCGTTACTGTAAGAACTTGAGCCCGGCCAGCAGCACCACCAGCAGCTACgcccccagcagcagcagcagcagcatcagcTGCGGGGGAGGTGGAGGCGGCAGCAGCGCCAGCAGCACCTGCAGCAAGAGCAGCTTCGACTACACGCACGACATGGAGGCCGCGCACATGGCCGCCACCGCCATCCTCAACCTGTCCACGCGCTGCCGCGAGTTGCCCCAGGGCCTGGCCAATAAGCCACAGGACCTCTGCTCACGG AACCCCGACATCGAGGTGGATGAGAATGGCACGCTAGACCTTAGCATGAACAAGCAGCGCGGGGGCGAGCGTGACGGCTGTGCGGTGCTGACGCCGCTGGAGCCCATGTCCCCGCAGAGGCAGGCCCTGCTCAGCAGCCGCTGCTACCAGATGGGCGAGGCCGACTGCTGGGACCTGCCTGTTGACTACACCAAAATCAAGCGCATCGATGAGGACGACCCCAAGGAG gcagACGATCTGGATCCCTTCCACGACATCCTGGAGGACCGGCAGTACCCGGGAGACGTCCAAGTGCCCAGCCCCAAGTCCAAATACGCCCCTTGCAAGGAAAGCAAAAAGGACCTGATAAC ATGTCCAACACCAGGGTGTGATGGAAGTGGTCACGTGACCGGTAATTACGCTTCACATAGAAG TCTTTCTGGCTGTCCTTTAGCTGACAAAAGCATTCGAAGTATGATGGCCACCAACTCGCAAGAGCTCAA GTGCCCAACGCCAGGGTGCGATGGTTCGGGACACATCACCGGGAATTACGCCTCGCACAGAAG TCTATCAGGGTGCCCGAGAGCGAGAAAGAGTGGGATAAAAATAACGCACAGTAAAGAGGATAAAGAGGACCAAGAGCCCATCAG GTGTCCTGTCCCTGGCTGCGATGGGCAGGGTCACGTGACGGGGAAGTATGCATCTCACCGAAGTGCATCAGGCTGCCCCCTGGCGGCCAAACGACAGAAGGACGGTTACATGAATGGCTCCCAGTTCACGTGGAAGTCCGGGAAGACGGACGGCATGTCCTGCCCGACCCCGGGTTGTGACGGGTCGGGACACGTTAGTGGGAGCTTCCTAACACACAGGAG TCTGTCAGGCTGCCCCCGTGCGACTTCGGCCATGAAGAAGGCCAGGATGTCGGGCGTGGAGATGCTAACAGTAAAGCAGCGGGCCAGCAACG gtaTAGAAAATGATGAAGAAATTAAACAGTTGGACGAAGAAATCAAAGATTTAAATGAATCTAATTCACAAGTGGAAGCAGATATGATTAAACTTAGAACACAG ATTACCACAATGGAGTCTAATCTGAAGTCAATAGAGGAAGAAAACAAG